The sequence below is a genomic window from Paenibacillus silvisoli.
AATTGACCGATGCCGGTCAGGTCGACCGTCTCGTACAAGTCGTGAAGGAGCGGTACGGTCGAATCGATATTTTGGTCAACAATGCGGGCATGAATATCCGGAAGCCGATCGAAAGCTATGACGAATCAAGCTGGGATCAGGTCATGGACACGAATTTGAAAGCTCCTTATCTATGCGCGCGGGCGGTCACGCCGCTGATGAAGCAGCAGCGGTCGGGACGGATCATTAATGTGGCGTCGATGCTTGGCCAGGTTGGATTGGCGGAACGCAGCGCATATTGCGCGAGCAAGGGCGGGCTGATCCAGCTGACCAAGGTGCTGGCGCTGGAGCTGGCCCCCTTCAACGTGACCGTCAACGCGCTGTGCCCCGGTCCGATCGCGACGGAGCTCAATACGGTCGTCATGAACAATCCGGAGGCGAACCGGTTTTTCGTCGAGCAAATCGCGCTTGGCCGGTGGGGCAAACCGGAGGAAATCGCAGGCCCGACGCTGTTCCTCGCATCGGATGCTTCCAGCTTCATGACAGGCGCGGCGCTAACCGTTGACGGCGGATGGACGGCGAAATAACGATAGGGGGACGCGAAAATGATGCGAATTGGCCTTTCCATGTTCGGCACGACGTACACGATGGGGCTCCACCCGCGCGCAGGCATTCCGCCGATGACCGCGGATACGCTGTTGGATACCGCGCTCGAAGCGGGTCTTCAGGGCATGGAGCTGTCGGCGTCGCGGCTTGCCGGTTTGCCGAGTATCGAGCTCGACCAGCTGGCGGCCAAGGCAGAGGCGCGGAATTTCTATATTACGGTCGCTACCGACGGGTTTGACCCCATCCGCCTGAACGAGGCTTTCGTCCTCGCGAAGGCGGTTGGCGCGAGGGTTGTGCGAACGGTGGCGGGCGGCGCCAAGTTCGGCGGAGATCGCAGGCATTTATCCGGGAAGTGGCAGAGCTTTATGGAGGAGGTTCGGA
It includes:
- a CDS encoding SDR family NAD(P)-dependent oxidoreductase, whose amino-acid sequence is MSIQPLFQLNDRVALITGGTGGLGLVMAQTLAEAGAKVVITSRSEEKAAAAAQRLNVEGVVGMAAELTDAGQVDRLVQVVKERYGRIDILVNNAGMNIRKPIESYDESSWDQVMDTNLKAPYLCARAVTPLMKQQRSGRIINVASMLGQVGLAERSAYCASKGGLIQLTKVLALELAPFNVTVNALCPGPIATELNTVVMNNPEANRFFVEQIALGRWGKPEEIAGPTLFLASDASSFMTGAALTVDGGWTAK